The Chthoniobacterales bacterium nucleotide sequence GGCTGGACGAAAAATTCGCCGAAGCGTGCGAGGCGACCGGACAACGCCGGCCTCTTTCCGGTCTTCGCATTAATCCGCCCTTGGGAGGCGACGAGGCGAAGTATTTTCTACTGGGACTGGAAGAAGGCCTCTTTTTGCCGGACGCGGCGGGCTATCTTCAAAGCGAGCTATTTCCTTCCGCGACTGAGGAAGATCCGAAACCGAAAATAGGTCAGATTTTTCGGCACGATTGTTCGCCCCCACGGCTCGCGCGCGAAGTGGTCTGCCAGCTGGCGACGGCTTCCCTGCTTATTCTGAAGCGAGGATGGCTGAAGAGCCATGTGGCGCTGGAAGCCGGCAGCGAGGAACACCGCGCAGCCGCTTTCGGGCTCGACCTCCTGGTGAAGTCACCGGCCGGCAACATCCTGGTGTGGGTCGAGGTGAGGCGAAGCTTGGTTGAGCTGGAGAAACTCATCGTGGACTTGCGCGCTTGCTCGAGACGCGGCCCGCACGGACGGCAGGATTGCGGGTTTCCCCAGAATCATCCGAGGTACGAGTTCGCCCTTTGTCACAAGCCAGAATACCTGTGGGCGGTTGCGCCCGACGGGGAAACCTGTTTCCGGCTGGGTTATGCAAATGGCTCGATGGAATTGGAAGAGATTCCTTCACTTCCGCCGCGCAGTTTAATTGAGTAAGAACGATCAACGCCGGCTCTTGCCCTGGACGCTCAGCTCCCAGCGGTAGCCGTCTGGATCGCGAAACCAGAGACCCATATGCGGGGATCCAGGCGCTTCGGGGCCGATTTCGTCGCCGGGATCCTCCAGGTCGACCTTGTGCTTTTTCAAATGGGCGAGCGCTTTTCGTAAGGTCGTCAGGTTCGGCAGATGAAAGGACATGTGGTCGATCGTGGCCGGCGAGGGTTTGCCTTTGAACAAGGCGATGGTGACATGGTCGTTGCCAATGGCGACGCCGTTTTCAAACTCGAATTGCTTCTTCAAGCCGAGCGACCGCGCGAACCATTTCGCGCTCCGTTTCGGACTGCGGACCGCCAGTCCGAAATGACCGACAACGCCGACGGTGAACGGAACTTTCTTTCTCATTGCAGGAATCCTGGCAGACGATTCACCGCGAAGCGTGTGCCCAGCGTGATCAGAATCAGCGTCGCAGGCACGATCGTGAAAAATTTTTCCTTCGGAATCAGGCCGGCATTCATGGCCACGAGGGAACCGAGGATGACGAGGACAATGATGAATTGCCGGACGGTGGCCCTCCATTCGTTCAGCCGAACATCGACGTCCGGATCACCGCGCCGCTGAAGCAAGCCGCGAAAGCGCAGCGCCGCCAGGGCGGCGAAGACGAGCCCGAAATCGCCAAAATACAAAAGCGTGGCATCCCCGGTTCCGAAGCGTAGGAAGGTCTGGACGGTATACGGCAGGATTGCGATGCCGAACAGGAAAACGAAATTCACGATAACATCTGGCATTCGCGCGATAAAGCGATGCCGGAAAATGCGGTAATGCGCCAGCCAGAGCACGCAAATGATCCCGAAGGTGACGATGAAGGTTGCCCAATGGGCGGGTTTGAAAACGTCAGAAACTTTTGCCGGGATATCAAGCCGGGTAGCGAGCAGGGAAAGGCTGAAACCGAACACGAGATCGCTGAACGCTTCCAGCCGATGGGTAAAGCGTGCTTCGCTCTCCGGCTTGCTCCGCGAATCAGGAATGGACGTTTGCATCTGGTGGATATTTACGGCCTTTCGGGCGGAATGCATTATTCCAGCCTCGCCTTCCCAGATCGCGGGAGACGGAGAGGCCATTCCCTGGGGGGATGACCTGTCGAGCATGAGATTGCTCGGACAAAGCAGCTTCAGTTAGTCAGCCGCACTCGGCGGCTGACTAACCTTGCTGAATAACTGCCCCAATGATGGAGCGCGAAACCTCCGTTACGGCGTAGGCGACGGCGAGGGAGAAGTCTTCTCCTTCTTGGTCGTGTCGGCTTTCTTTGTCGTGTCGGTCGACGACTTCTTGGTCGTGTCCGCGGACTTCTTCGTCGTGGACTTCTTGGTCGTCGTCTCCTTCTTGGCCGGAGCTTTCGAAGGCGGGGTCGTGGTGGTGGTTTCGGTCTTACTGGTGTTGCACGAGCTCAGGAGCCCGGCAACCAACAGACAGGTGATAGAATAGATGAGTGATTTCATAGGTTGTGGTTAAGCAGAGGCACGAGAATGTGCGGTCGCCCGGGGGACTGCAAGCAATATTTATAGGTCTCGACGAGGGCGAAAACCGAGCCACGGACCCGGGGCTAATCGAAGGGTTAAACAGCGATTTTGCCGCTCAGAGACAGCCCCTAACGAGTGGACCAGTTTGTTCGGGAATCACTCTGGCGCCAGGCTGATTTTTCCTCGAAAATAGGAGTGGCCGGGCCCGGCTCGCCCAGCGTTTCATGTTCAAAACCAAGTCCGTTCATACCAGGATCGAAGCGAAGGATGGATTGCGAATCCTCGCGGCGCGTGGCCGGGGCAGAGGCCTGGGCAGTGACCGTTTTGATGTCTGGATGGCGAACCTCGGACCGAGCGAGGAATTGCGGGAGGCATTCGTGGGCGGCAAGCTTTCCTGGGCGGAATTCAGCCGGCGCTACTTCAAGGAACTGCTCGAACCGGGCGGGGTGGATGCCCGTAATCAACGGATCAAGAACCACGGTCAGAAATTCACCCTGCGTTTGCTTCAGCATCTGGCGAAGAAGCAAACGATCACGCTGCTTTGTCATTGCGCGGAAGAGGAGCGGCATTGCCATCGCCATCTGTTGAAGGCGGCGTTGGAAAGAGAGATTTAGCCGCGCGCCAGATCCTCGGGAGTAAGCACCAACCGTTCGACTCGGCGATCAGTTCCCAGCGCTTCCACGATTTCCGGCACGTCGTTCAACGTCACGCGGCCATAAAAGAAATGGTCGGGTTCCACGAGAATACAGATCCCGCTCGAGCATTGATCCAGGCAACTGGACGAACAGGCGCGCGCTTTCACTTTGGCCAGGCCGCGCGCGGCGAGCTCGTCTTTCAAGGCCGCCCGGACGGCTTCCGACCCTTTCTCGGCGCACGATCCCTTCTCATGGTTCGCCTCCCGGCGGTTGGTGCAGACAAAGAGGTAGCGCTCTCGTTGCGGCATGAAGCAGGTTGGCAGCCGGCGCCATCGCGGTCAACCGGGTCGCCTGGCGCAGACAGATCAGGCGGCTTTCTTTAGTTCGCTCTTCTTGGGCGAGATGATTTCCTCGGCCGCGCGATTACCGGATTGCACCGCGCCGTTCATGAAACCGGAAAGCTCACCGGCAGTATGTTCGCCGGCAAAGACCAAACGGCCATCGAGCTCCGGTTCCGCCGCCACCTCCAGCATCGTGGTGACCTGGCCAACGAGCGGGCAGGTGTAGCTGCCGCGCGTGAATTGGTACTCAGGCCAGTTCATCACCGCCCGTTTCCCGTCAAATTTCTCACGAATGCCGGGGAAAACGCGGTTCAGTTCCTCCTTGAATTTCTCGTAGCGTTCCGGGCCAACATTCTTCGTCGCGGAGCCGCCGAGGAAATTAGTCAGGATCCCACTTTCTCCGGTCTGGCCGCGGCTGGTTTCCCAGGTGCATTGCAACGGCAGGTCGGTCAGAAGGCTTCCATTGCTCGAGACCGGGAGGCCGGCGGCGGAATTACGCCACCATCGTTCGCTGAAACCATGCATGACCTTGGCGTTGTGGCCGTAGCCGAGTTCCGCAATCGCTTTGCGTTTTTCGCGGCTCAAATGAAGCGCTCTTACTCCCTCGATTTCCCGGAGCATCGTGAACGGCAGCGCACAGATCGCGCGGGAAAATTTCACCGACTTCGTGCCGCCTTCCGCGGCGAAATCGAGGGCCAGGTTCGGACCGTTTTGCGCGACCCGGGCGAGCCGATGGCCCCGGTTAATCTTCACCTTGCCCTCGAGCGCTTTCACCAGCGCATTCGGCAGCGAGCTGCTCCCGCCGCTGATCCGCTTCGACTCATCACTTTCGCCAAAGATCTTGAATCCGTCGCTCGTATCGGCGGTCAGGAGCGTGATCAGATTGAGCGACGATTGCTCCGCGAGTTCGCGGCCATACTCGATGAGGTAAGCCACTCGCAACATCTCGATCACCCATTTCTCAACGCCCTTCCCAGCGTCCGCGAGATAAGCGGCCAGGCTGAGCCGGTCGAATTTCTTCGCCTTGGCCGTGAAGTTGTCGTCGTCGTCGACAAGGCCGGCGCTGTCCGCGGCGAGTTTTTTCGCGAACGGCTCGAAGAGCGGAATCAATTCCTTATCGGTGTAATGTTTCCCGCCAAAAAAATAGAGGTCGGCGCCCGCGTCACCGCCCTTAAGCTCCTGGATTTCCACCCCGAGGTCACCGGCCAGCGTGATCAGGTCGGCATGGTCGGTGTCGACCAGTTCGCCACCAAGCTCGCAGAACATTCCATCCTTGTTGAAGTCGGTTTTCGTGAACATGCGGCCGCCGGTCCGTTCGCTCGCCTCGAAGATTTCGCACGGGATTCCGGCGTTCATCAGACGGTAAGCAGCAGTGAGCCCCGCCGTGCCCGCTCCAAGGATGGCCACCGGCTCACCTCCATTCGTCCCCGGCGTTGGAGTTTCGCCGGCGCGGGCGAAAGGCGAAGCCAGCCCGCCTCCCGCTGTCCAGAGCCCGGCCGCGCCCAGCAGACGCACAAAATCGCGGCGTGAAACGCGCGACGCTTCCCGCGCCTCGAAAAAGAATTCGCGATGACCGGGGTGTTGATTGACCCAATGCGCCTGGCGCACCGTCTGCGTTAGTTTTCGAAAAAATGGGGTGCGTCCGGACGGCATGGAGCGGGATCGTGGCAGGAACCCCCTTACCGGACAAGCCGGTTGTTGCCGGCCGCTCGGTCGGATAAGTTGAGACCAGTTTTCCCGATGAAGAATCAAGTGCTGGCTGAGAAATTCGCGCGCCTCTCCACGCCGCCAATCGCGGACGCAGCGTTGCGCTTGAAAATTCCGCTGCGGATCGCGCCCTCCGCAAATTTCTCATTTCGGATTTTTTCGGTCGACATCGGATTTAGATGGAAGTGCGGGGGCCGGCTGCCGTAAAAGCAATACGTGACCCCATCTCCGCCCGGCTCGGCAGCTCTCCCTTCGAGGGCGATCCGAGTAGAGCCCCTCACGCCCAGTCCCGAGCCCAACCCCAACCGTAATCCAACACCTCATGACGCCTGCAGAAGAACGCGCTTTCATCGCCCGGCTTGAAAGCGCCAACGCCGAGGAGCTGATCCTCATTCTGAGCCGCCCGGGTCCGGACGAAGATCGCGTTCTTCGCCTTCACCTGGGCGCCGAACGGTATGAACGGCTTCGGCGCAGCGCCCTGCGATCGTTGACCCGGAGCACGCGAAGCGCGGAGAAGAAAGGCAATGTCGTGATCCTGCACGGCATCATGGGATCAGAGTTACAGCGCTTTGAAGCGAACCGTGGCCGTCCGGTCTGGTTAAGTCTGCCCCGCCTCATCATGGGCGCCACGAAATGGCTCGAAATGAATAACGACGGGCAGTCAGTTTATGACGTCCGCGCCACCGGACTTCTTAAACGGTGGTACTCAGAGCTGATGGTCGGCCTGGCTTTCGACTGGAACGTCCAGACGTTTCCTTTCGATTGGCGCCGGGATTTAGCGGAGTCGGCGGGAGCGTTGAATGACCGAATCAATGAATGGTTCGGCTCCGACACGCCGGTCCATCTGGTTGCTCATTCGATGGGCGGCCTGGTTTCTCGCACGTTTATCCTGAATTACCCGGAACGCTGGGAGCGGGCGTGGGACTCCAAGGGAAAGGGGGGCGTGGCCGGCGGGCGGCTGATCATGCTGGGCACACCAAATCACGGCTCTTTCGCCATCCCGCAAATCATCACGGGAATCCAGACCGCGGTTAAAATGATCATGATTGCCGATCTGGAACACAGGAGCGGCGTCCTGCGGATCATCAACACGTTTCCGGGCTCCTACCAGATGTTGCCTTCTCCTTTGGTTCTCCCGGAGATGCAAAAACTTTATCGGTCAGAGACCTACGGCGAGTTTTCGGTCCCGCAGTCGTTTCTCGATAAAGCGTTGTCGTCGCACCAGGCTCTTGCCGGGGTAGTCGATCCCAAGCGGATGACTTATGTCGCGGGCTACAATCGCCGCACCTCCGAGAACATCACCAATCTCTCCGATCTTGGATCGATGGACGCTTATAGCTTTTCCTTGAATGGAGATGGCACAGTGCCACATGTCCTCGGTTTTCTTAAGAAGGGCGACGAAAAGGTCCCCACCTACTTCGCGGACGCCGCCCACGGCGCGTTACCCAATCACGAGAGCGTTATCGGCGCCGTGCCCGAGCTTTTGGAAACCGGTTCCTGTTCGCTGCCCTCCACAAACCCGGGCGCGGCGCGAGCCTTGGTCCCGGACGCTGTGGACGAGCTCGCGGAGCGTGCTCAGGTCGAGAGGGATCAGATTCGTCTAAAGCAGATCGTCCAAACCACCCGGGCTAGAACGCGGGGAGCGGCCGACGATCCTGACAGCGCTCCGGTATCAGAGGAAGAGAAGGAAGCCGAAGAGATCATTTTGGAAAGTTTCGTGGCGGACGCCGAATCCCGGACGACCAGCGGCAAGAGTCTGCCTTCGTCGCCGTCCGAATTTCCGCCACCACGAGGCGACGCGAAGGATGAACAAACAAAGGGATCGCGCGGCGCGCCGCCCAGCCCTTCAGCCACGATAAAAATCGCGCTCGTCAAAGGTGGAATTGACTCGGTCGAGGCTTCGCCGAACGGCAAAGCGATCGATGCGATCGCAGTAGGCCATTATTTCGGGGTGAGACCACAGGCCGCCGAGCGCGCCTTGGATGAAGCGATCAGCGCGGCATATCTCAAGGAATCAAAGGGCAGGCAAACCCCTGCGAGTGGTTCCGAAACCGTTCCCGAATCAGAGCTCTTGCTCACTTTGCTAACCGAGCGCGGTCACATTCCGGGCAGTCTCGGAGAGCCCTTCATTTTGCCCGATCCGCGCAAGGAAGGCCGGATCGTGGTCCTGGCCGGAATGGGAACGCCAGGTCACTTCGGCGTGCCGGAGCTCACCGTTCTGGCCCAGGAACTTTGCTGGTCGTTAGGCCGGCTGGGAAAAACTCATCTGGCGACTGTCCTGATCGGCGCCGGGACCGGCAACCTGCCGGTGAAGGATGCGGTCGACGGATGGCTGCGCGGCATTAGCCGGGCGCTCTTGAATTCTCCGGCGGACGCAGGCAGAGGCATCTGCCAGATCACGTTTGTCGAGTATAACGCGCGCACATTCAACAAGCTGAACAAGGCCCTGCAGGCCGTGGAGAAGGATCCGCCCGGCGCATTGCAGATCGAATATGAGCGCCCGTCCGACGAGGTTATCGCCAAGGCCCGGGACGAAGCGGTCGCGACAGCCTGCGCCGAAGTGAAAAAGGAATTTGATCCCGCTGTCGGCGCGCGGGAAGCGGATGAACTCGTGCCGGTGCGGCTAACGATTGACCGGCAACGCAAAGGCTACGGTTTCGCTGCGCTCACCCAAAGCGCTGCCATTCCGCAGCGCGACATCGCGCTCGACCCGCGGCTGGTGGAATCGGCCAACGACGAACTGGCCGGGGCCGCGGCCGAGGCGCAGACGGAGGCTGGCCGCTTCCTGGAAAAACTTCTCCTGCCCGAAGACATCCGTTCCCAGATTTACACGCGGGCACCGATTGTCCTGATTCTTGATTCGAGCAGCGCCAGGGTCCATTGGGAAATGGTGGCGCGAACGGCGCCGTGGGACCGGCGCGAGACGGCCGAGAGCGGTTCGGTCGACCTCGAGAAATTCCTGGGCACGACCTACGGCCTGACCCGTCAATTGCGGACAACCTTTGCTCCCGCCCCGGAGCCGCCGCCTCCACCGAAACGGGAAATCAAAGCTCTGATTGTCGCGGACCCCGCCCTCGACGCTCCGCTCCAAGGCGCCCAGGCTGAGGGCGAAGAAATTGCCAGTCTGCTTGAGAGATTCAAGAGCGACGACCCCATGGGCCCGTCGAGAATCCTGGTCACTCGCCTCTTTGGTCCTGCCCAGGCGAAACGGACAACGGTGCTCAAAAAATTGATGCTCGAAGACTTCGACATTTTCCACTTCGCCGGGCACTGCATCTACGACAAATCTGACCCCTCGAACTCCGGCTGGGTGTTCTCCGCGAGAGATGACGAACGGCTGACCGCGAACGAGCTGAACCGGATCGACCGCATCCCGAAATTCATTTTCTCAAACGCCTGCGAATCGGGGATCACTCCGGACCGCGCGAGTGAGCGCAGCGCGGACCTCGCCCCGAGCTTCGCCGAATCGTTTTTTGCCCGTGGTGTCGCCAACTTCATTTGCACGGGATGGCCGGTAAACGACACGGCCGCGCGCACCTTTGCCACGACTCTCTACGCGAAGATGTTTGGCCTGGACGGAGATTTTCGGCCTGCCTACCTGCATGAAGCAATGCGCGCCGCCCGGGTTGCGATCGCGAGACAGCCTGAAGGAACGCGAACCTGGGGCGCCTATCAACATTACGGCAATCCCTATTTTCGCTTTTTCAATCCGCCTCACAGCGAGCCGGGCGACGGCCCGAAAAAGGAACCGCTTTCTCCAGGGGCGCGCCCCGTCGAATCCGGCCCGCCTAAGGCGAAAACGCGGCGAGAGTCAAAGACAGCCGGGCGCCGCCCAGCCAAATCAAAACAAACCCGCCGGCGCAAGCATTGAGCGATGGACGATCTCGACACGATCGCTGAGGCCGTCGGCAAAGGGCAATGCATTCTCTTCCTCGGGGCCGGGGTTCATTACGGCCCTCCCCCGGGCACGGACCAAAAATATGTCGACGCCTATCCAGAGGCTCGGCGGCCGCCTCTGGGCGGAGCACTTTCCCAGGCCCTGGCGACGGAGAGCGATTATCTCGCCCGCTTTCCGGGAGCCGACCAACGCGACCTGAAACGCGTCGGCTGGCATTACGAGGATAAGCTTTCGCGCAATCGCCTCATGCGGCGGATCAAGGAAGAAGTGCACGTGAACAAGATCGCGTCGCCAATCGTTCGCGCCCTGGCGGCCCTCGATTTTCCGCTCGTGATGACGACAAACTTCGACCAGCTCTTCGAACAATCGCTCCGCGCCGCCGGCAAAGATCCGCAGCTCTGCATCTACAGCCCTTCGGCGAAAATTCCGACCGAAGATCCGACCGACGATCCCACGCCGGCGAACCCGTTCGTCTGCAAACTGCACGGCGACGTGGACGAGCCGGATTCAGCCGTGATCACGGATGAGGATTACATCCAGTTCGTTTTGCGAATGAGCGACAAGGCGCCTTACCATCCCGTGCCGGAAACATTCCTCTACCGTTTCAAACGCTGGCCCACCCTCTTCATTGGCTACAGCCTCATCGATTACAATCTTCGCCTCCTCTTCAAGGCGATGCGGGTGAACCTCGATCAGGCCCTCTTCCCAGAGACCTACTCGATCGATCCGAAACCGGACCAGCTCATCGTCCGGTATTGGAGCGACCAGCGCCGTTACGTCCGTTTCGTCACCCAGGATGTCTGGTCGTTCGTGCCCGCGCTCTACGAGCGGATCAAGAA carries:
- a CDS encoding FAD-dependent oxidoreductase, translated to MPSGRTPFFRKLTQTVRQAHWVNQHPGHREFFFEAREASRVSRRDFVRLLGAAGLWTAGGGLASPFARAGETPTPGTNGGEPVAILGAGTAGLTAAYRLMNAGIPCEIFEASERTGGRMFTKTDFNKDGMFCELGGELVDTDHADLITLAGDLGVEIQELKGGDAGADLYFFGGKHYTDKELIPLFEPFAKKLAADSAGLVDDDDNFTAKAKKFDRLSLAAYLADAGKGVEKWVIEMLRVAYLIEYGRELAEQSSLNLITLLTADTSDGFKIFGESDESKRISGGSSSLPNALVKALEGKVKINRGHRLARVAQNGPNLALDFAAEGGTKSVKFSRAICALPFTMLREIEGVRALHLSREKRKAIAELGYGHNAKVMHGFSERWWRNSAAGLPVSSNGSLLTDLPLQCTWETSRGQTGESGILTNFLGGSATKNVGPERYEKFKEELNRVFPGIREKFDGKRAVMNWPEYQFTRGSYTCPLVGQVTTMLEVAAEPELDGRLVFAGEHTAGELSGFMNGAVQSGNRAAEEIISPKKSELKKAA
- a CDS encoding (2Fe-2S) ferredoxin domain-containing protein, with the translated sequence MPQRERYLFVCTNRREANHEKGSCAEKGSEAVRAALKDELAARGLAKVKARACSSSCLDQCSSGICILVEPDHFFYGRVTLNDVPEIVEALGTDRRVERLVLTPEDLARG
- a CDS encoding DUF488 family protein encodes the protein MFKTKSVHTRIEAKDGLRILAARGRGRGLGSDRFDVWMANLGPSEELREAFVGGKLSWAEFSRRYFKELLEPGGVDARNQRIKNHGQKFTLRLLQHLAKKQTITLLCHCAEEERHCHRHLLKAALEREI
- a CDS encoding TMEM175 family protein, with product MQTSIPDSRSKPESEARFTHRLEAFSDLVFGFSLSLLATRLDIPAKVSDVFKPAHWATFIVTFGIICVLWLAHYRIFRHRFIARMPDVIVNFVFLFGIAILPYTVQTFLRFGTGDATLLYFGDFGLVFAALAALRFRGLLQRRGDPDVDVRLNEWRATVRQFIIVLVILGSLVAMNAGLIPKEKFFTIVPATLILITLGTRFAVNRLPGFLQ
- a CDS encoding SIR2 family protein; this translates as MDDLDTIAEAVGKGQCILFLGAGVHYGPPPGTDQKYVDAYPEARRPPLGGALSQALATESDYLARFPGADQRDLKRVGWHYEDKLSRNRLMRRIKEEVHVNKIASPIVRALAALDFPLVMTTNFDQLFEQSLRAAGKDPQLCIYSPSAKIPTEDPTDDPTPANPFVCKLHGDVDEPDSAVITDEDYIQFVLRMSDKAPYHPVPETFLYRFKRWPTLFIGYSLIDYNLRLLFKAMRVNLDQALFPETYSIDPKPDQLIVRYWSDQRRYVRFVTQDVWSFVPALYERIKKTEMPA
- a CDS encoding CHAT domain-containing protein, whose product is MTPAEERAFIARLESANAEELILILSRPGPDEDRVLRLHLGAERYERLRRSALRSLTRSTRSAEKKGNVVILHGIMGSELQRFEANRGRPVWLSLPRLIMGATKWLEMNNDGQSVYDVRATGLLKRWYSELMVGLAFDWNVQTFPFDWRRDLAESAGALNDRINEWFGSDTPVHLVAHSMGGLVSRTFILNYPERWERAWDSKGKGGVAGGRLIMLGTPNHGSFAIPQIITGIQTAVKMIMIADLEHRSGVLRIINTFPGSYQMLPSPLVLPEMQKLYRSETYGEFSVPQSFLDKALSSHQALAGVVDPKRMTYVAGYNRRTSENITNLSDLGSMDAYSFSLNGDGTVPHVLGFLKKGDEKVPTYFADAAHGALPNHESVIGAVPELLETGSCSLPSTNPGAARALVPDAVDELAERAQVERDQIRLKQIVQTTRARTRGAADDPDSAPVSEEEKEAEEIILESFVADAESRTTSGKSLPSSPSEFPPPRGDAKDEQTKGSRGAPPSPSATIKIALVKGGIDSVEASPNGKAIDAIAVGHYFGVRPQAAERALDEAISAAYLKESKGRQTPASGSETVPESELLLTLLTERGHIPGSLGEPFILPDPRKEGRIVVLAGMGTPGHFGVPELTVLAQELCWSLGRLGKTHLATVLIGAGTGNLPVKDAVDGWLRGISRALLNSPADAGRGICQITFVEYNARTFNKLNKALQAVEKDPPGALQIEYERPSDEVIAKARDEAVATACAEVKKEFDPAVGAREADELVPVRLTIDRQRKGYGFAALTQSAAIPQRDIALDPRLVESANDELAGAAAEAQTEAGRFLEKLLLPEDIRSQIYTRAPIVLILDSSSARVHWEMVARTAPWDRRETAESGSVDLEKFLGTTYGLTRQLRTTFAPAPEPPPPPKREIKALIVADPALDAPLQGAQAEGEEIASLLERFKSDDPMGPSRILVTRLFGPAQAKRTTVLKKLMLEDFDIFHFAGHCIYDKSDPSNSGWVFSARDDERLTANELNRIDRIPKFIFSNACESGITPDRASERSADLAPSFAESFFARGVANFICTGWPVNDTAARTFATTLYAKMFGLDGDFRPAYLHEAMRAARVAIARQPEGTRTWGAYQHYGNPYFRFFNPPHSEPGDGPKKEPLSPGARPVESGPPKAKTRRESKTAGRRPAKSKQTRRRKH
- a CDS encoding VOC family protein, yielding MRKKVPFTVGVVGHFGLAVRSPKRSAKWFARSLGLKKQFEFENGVAIGNDHVTIALFKGKPSPATIDHMSFHLPNLTTLRKALAHLKKHKVDLEDPGDEIGPEAPGSPHMGLWFRDPDGYRWELSVQGKSRR